A single genomic interval of Corvus hawaiiensis isolate bCorHaw1 chromosome 5, bCorHaw1.pri.cur, whole genome shotgun sequence harbors:
- the LOC125326784 gene encoding E3 ubiquitin-protein ligase RNF4-like produces the protein MSSRQRKRPGGALDSTQARKRSRLLPSSAGGTSQAELIDLEGSGTLAFEPAGEEVVIDLTGESSGPEVIVISDDESDVDTEQSQQQPHPSRASENSSEALARDDEEEARENDGAWPAGPASPVTREDDNSEVQDREQSQQSPLGSREAENSAELRASDNEEEPRDNNGYVTHEVSLQSVISYIQLTQDFAKLLDSA, from the exons ATGAGCTCA CGTCAGCGAAAGCGCCCTGGAGGAGCGCTTGACTCCACACAAGCTCGGAAACGGAGCAGGCTGCTGCCTTCCAGTGCAGGTGGAACTTCACAAGCAGAGCTAATAGACCTTGAAGGAAGTGGTACACTTGCTTTTGAGCCTG CTGGTGAAGAAGTCGTCATAGATCTCACGGGCGAATCTTCTGGGCCTGAAGTCATCGTTATCAGTGACGATGAGTCTGATGTG GACAcggagcagagccagcagcagccacatccTTCCAGAGCATCAGAGAATTCATCCGAGGCCCTGGCAAGGGATGATGAAGAGGAAGCAAGAGAAAATGATGG tgcatggccagcaggtccTGCTAGTCCTGTGACTAGGGAGGACGACAACTCAGAGGtgcaggacagggagcagagccagcagtcCCCACTTGGTTCCAGGGAGGCAGAGAATTCAGCTGAGCTACGGGCAAGTGACAATGAAGAGGAGCCAAGAGACAACAATGGGTATGTGACACATGAAGTGTCTCTCCAAAGTGTAATTTCCTACATACAGTTGACACAGGATTTTGCCAAACTGTTGGATTCTGCTTGA